A stretch of DNA from Gimesia chilikensis:
CGGTGGCTGTCGAGAGAGCTGAGGTCGAAAGTTCTCCTTCCCAGTGGCCGGCGGCATTACGGGCACTCAGCAGATAGTCGCGAACCCGCTGCGAGGCTGCCTGCACGCGTTGGTAGGAGATGGTCTCACTCATTCAGGTCTGTTCCTGCCGGGAGTTTCGTATGGGAAAGGAGAACGTTTAAATATCGAGTGCATCCAGGTTGTCCATCAAGTCCTCCAGCTCTTCATCGGTGGCCTTGGAGACTTTGGAAGACTTGCGGAGGCCGACTCCCATGCCCACGGCATCGCGTCCGTCCGCCACCAGTTCTGCATCACGTTCCCGGGCCGCCATCTCGAGTGCATCAGGGGCCCCAAACAGTTTGGAAAGATCAATTTTCAGGCCAGCGACTTCACCATCCGCGCCGGCGATGCCCGGCGTTTTATGACCGGGGAAGATAATCGCATTCTCGGGACAGACACGACTGCAGGCCGGACATCCCTTTTTGCAGCTGTCCTGCTCTTCAACCAGGATCTGTCCCCCCTGGTCGACGCCGTAAACGCCAAACAGGCAGAAGTCGATGCACTCCATACAGTTCGTGCAGAGGCCGTAATCGATGACCGGATACCAGCGGCGTTTGGTCGGTTCCAGTTTGACGTCTTCTGTTGTTTCCGCGCCGTTGTTTTTGTCGGCGTTGATGATGTCCAGCGGTTTGAGATACTTTTCCAGTTGTGCCGGCTGAGGGGCGGACTGCAGCATGTCCATCAAGGGGACGGTCTGCACCTGGGATTCGCCGGCGATACGTTTGATTTCCTGGACGTAGTCTTCCGGCTTTGAACTCACGCGGAGGTCGATCGAGTAGATGTGTCGATCGGGGATTGTTTTGTTGCGTTCGGGATTTTCGAAAGGTGCGTTCTGCTTCTGTTCCTCTTCTTCGTCTTCGTCCACTTCTTCTCTGAGCAGGACGTGCCCTTCCTTGCCGCGGACTCCCTGGCGATCCAGGATCCAGTGACAGGCACGGGGATACAGCCAGGAGAGGATCACCAGATCCCCCCGCAGTGCCTGCAGGAAGAGGGTGCCGGTATGGTCGGCGGAAAGATCGTAGAGATGGGGAACCAGCGAGACTTCGATCTCGGGTTCCATCAACAGTGTGGCGGCGAGAGTCTCTTCGAGCTCACGTTTGGCGGGATTTTTCCCCTGAGCCTGAGAGATCACCACTGTTAATTTTTTGTCAGCCATACTGAAAACCTTTTCAACGCGAAACGATACTCAATCCACATCAAATCGTTTCTCAGTTGAGTTGTCCTTTGATGATCCGCTGTGTCTGTTCCCACACACTGTCTAATAGTTGCAGATACTCGGGTGGGGTCAACCACTGGGCATCTGACTCCATCTCAAACAGCCAGCCTTTGTCGTAATTGTCTGACTGATTGATGGCCGAGGGATCGTTCAACAGTGCTTCGTTAAATTCCAGGATCTTGCCTTCCGAGGGGGAAAACAGGTCAGACAGTGCCTTGGAACTTTCGATCTCCCCGATTTTCTGCTTTTCCCGCACCACAGTAAACGGATCGATAAACCAGTCCAGGAAATAGACATCCTGCAACAACCGAACCGAGTAAGCCGTAAATCCGACGCGGTAATGGTCCTCCTGCGGCAGTAACCACAGGTGTGACTTACTATAAACACGGTCCTGAGGAATTCGGGCCTCGAAATTCCCCATCATAAAGACAAGATCGTCAGGCATGGTTGGATTGTGCTGTGAGCATCGTTGGAACAAGGCTCAGGGGAACAGGGGATTATCCCAAAACGGATACGGGCAGGATTTTTCGCAATATACACTACCTAAATAGTAGAAACAGTTTGTGCGCGGGATGCAAGCAGGATTCCCTCGCGAATGACGGGAACCAAAAATTTTATCACCGCCGGTCCGTAAAACTTTCACGCGGGGCTGGTTGTATCGACGGGCCGTCAGCCGAGGATGCAGATCACAGGTGTGAACTCCTGGCTGTGCTGAACCAGCTGAATCCCGGGATTTCGAGTGCCGGAAGCACTCCACAAGCATATCGTATGCCTATTGTACCTACCTATCTCCTGAAAGACACTGATTTTCCGCTGTTCCTCTGACAACTGGTAGCCTGCCTTACTCCCGCTCCTGGCAAAACATTCGTTGGTTTTTCTAAATATTTTGTTTGACAGCTGATTTTTCGAGGGTAATATCGAAACCAGTCAACAGGTATGGCATTGTACGTACCTTTCATCTCATGACTGATACTGAACTTGAGGAAATCTAACCTTGTTCTCCGCGCATGACGTCTTAGACACGACAACTCCCACCGGGCTCTCAGAAGCAGATGCCACGCGGACCAAGTACGAGCGGATCGGGGAACATCTCAAGCGACAGATACGGGAAGGCCAGATTCTGCCCGGAACGGCCCTGCCTTCTGAACAACAGTTAGCCAGCCTGTTCGACAGCGCGCGGAGCACGGTGCGACAGGCAATGGGGCTGCTGGAACGCGAGGGCCTGGTGAGCCGGGTCCAGGGCAAAGGAACCTTTGTCAGTGACCAGGCCCGTCAACGACTCTCCTGCGGACTGGACATTCTGGCGCTGGTGATTCCCGAAGTCCTGTCCGGCTTCTACCCGTCGCTACAGCACAGCTTCGAAGAGTCGGCGAGCCAGACCCAGAATCAGATGCTGGTCTGCTGCACGCGGAACAACGTCGATAAACAGGGCAACGTCATCCTACAACTTATCGATAACCAGGTCGGGGGCGTGGCGATCGTGCCCGCCAGTACGCCCCCGACTCCTGGTTATCAAATCCGTCAGCTGCAGAAAGCGGGAATTCCCGTGGTACTCTGCCATCGTCCGGTGGAAGGTATTACTGCGCCGCTGCTGGGACTCCCCTTTCGCGAAATTGGCCGACTGGCAGGAGACGCGCTGGTGGAACAGGGACACCGCCGTTGCGGGTTCTTCGCCCCGCACCGTACACGGACAACCGATTTATATCTGGAGGGATTCCAGCAGGCCCTGGCCGACGTCGGCTGCACACTAGCAGAGGAACACAGTTATTTTGGTGCCCCCGGCGTGATCGACATGCAGGAACTGGATGCGGAGATCGCGTCCACACTGCAGCAGATGCTGGAACGGCCCGATCGTCCGACGGCCATCTTCACATCGTTCGATTCGATGGCCGAACGGATTTATCTACACCTGACCAAAATGGGACTGCGGATGCCGGAAGATATCTCGCTGATTGGCGTGGGCGACCAGGTCCGTCACAGCGTACTGCAACAACAGATCGCTTCGGTCACCGTGGATGAAACCCGCCTGGGACATCGGGCGGCAGAGCTTTTAAACCAGATGCGAACCGGAGGCATGGCCATCGAAACCACACTGACAGAAGTCATGCCTGTCGAAGTTTACCAGGGGACGACCCTGGGACCTGTAAATACGAACGTTTGAAACTCCAGAGATTCCGAAAGGGATTCAGCGCCTATCGAAGTGAGTTTGACCTGTCCAAGGTAGATCGTCGCCGGACATTGACACGTCCAGAATCAGCGCCCCGCTCTGTCGGGCCGGCGTCGCTTTTCCATCTGTTTGTGAGGGCTAAAAAATGCAAAGCAACGTCTTGAAACGTCGTGGATTCACTCTGATTGAACTGCTTGTGGTCATCGCGATTATCGCGATCCTGATCGCCCTGCTACTGCCGGCGGTCCAGCAGGCACGCGAAGCGGCCCGCCGCAGTCAGTGTAAAAACAATCTCAAGCAGATGGGACTGGCGACTCACAATTATCACGATGCCCATGGTGTCTTCCCCATCAGTCACGGGGATACCGGCAATTCGTTCGGCTGGCGATCGATGATTCTGCCCTATATCGATCAGGCGCCGCTCTACAACCAGATTAATTTCAGCGGGAACATTGTCGATGCGGGTAACCTGACCGTGGCCCAGACTCCCCTGGCCGTCTACCGTTGTCCCAGCGATCCGACGCCAGATCGCGTGAGTGGAGGCAACCTGGTCTGGTCAAACTGGTGCTTTCCCGCAAGTTGTCCTTCCAGTTCCCGGAATAACATTGCCGTCACCACTTATAAAGGGGTTGACGGACGAGGCTATGACCAGACGGCGAGCGCGTCACCCATTCCCCAGGGGATGTTCGACCGCCGCATGGGACTGCGGGCCAGTGGTGGCGGGGGTTCGATTGTGACTCCCAACCGGACGATGAAAATGCGTGACGTGCTGGACGGCACTTCGAACGTGCTGTTTGTGGGCGAAAACTCTCCTGGCTTTCATGCCTGGTCTTCCTGGGCGGCCTGGCATTCTCCGATGACCACCGCCTATCCGATCAATCATCCGTTTCGCGTCTGGCCGAGTGCTCAGACCCGCATCAGTTCGGGAGCTCATGGCTGGATCGACGGCTTTGCCTCTTCCAGTTATCACGTCGGCGGTGCGCACTTCATGATGGTGGATGGAAGCGTGCATTTCTTCAGTGAAAACATGGACTTCCAGACGTATCAGCAGCTGGGGAATCCGCAAGACGGTTTGCCTACAGGCGGGTTCACTTACTGATCGACACTCTCATCTCTGATTTATTCGCTGTTCGGAACGAGCCAGGAGTACGCCATGATTCCGTTTTGCCGCCTGACCATGACAGGCTCTTTGTTGCTGACTTTGCTGATCGCGGTCGGCTGTGGTGGGAAACAGGAAGACCTGCCGGAAACCGTCGCGGTTTCCGGGATGGTGACCTACAAGGGAGCACCCGTTCCCGAAGCCACGATCATGCTCTACCCGGTTGAGGGACGTAAGCCGGCTTCGGGTCGAACGGATGCGGATGGAAAGTTCACGCTGACCACGTTCAATAAAGACGATGGTGCCCTGCCTGGCGAACATCAGGTGACGGTGAATGCTTTTCAGTCGACGCCTGAGGGGGTTTCCATGAAAAGTTCCATCCCGATCAAGTATTCGAACCCGAGCAGTTCGCCTTTGAAGGTGACTGTTGCTGAAGGGGATGCGGATCTGAAGCTGGAACTATCGGATTGAGGGTTTGAGGGCTGGTCGCCTGTCTCACAGTCAGTTTCCTGCTCGCTGCGCTCGGCCCGAATTTTATTCGGGCCGACCCTGTTTTTCTGTGTGGAATGGGGTTAGATCGTGTTATTGAATGCAGCCGTCTTCCTTATTTACCGGCGGTAGCGCCTTGCCGCTCAGTCTTTTTGGCTTGCTGGAATTTAGTTCGCTGTTTGCTCTTCTTCCAGGAGTGCGGGGGGCATGATTGTCGGGCGGTTGACGAGGGAGACCAGGACGAAGCTGAGCAGCATCAGTAGATACCAGGCGACGAGCTTGGTGATGGAGACGAGTTGCCAGTGGTGCTGTTGCGTGGGGTAAACCCAGACATTGGCAAACGTTGAAATGTTCTCGGCAAACCAGATAAAGAGCGCGACGAGCAGCCACCCGACGACCAGGGGCATGTGCCGGTGGATGCGGTCCATGCGAAAATAGATCTGCACGCGGCCGAACATGACCAGGCTGGCGATAATCAGCAGCCAGCGGATGTCGGTGACGTAATGGTGTGAAAAAAAGTTGATGTAAATCAGCGTCACCAGCGCGACCGTGGTCCAGAGCGGCGGATAGCTGGAATAGCGAAAGTCAAAGATCCGCCAGACGCGGGCGATGTAACTTCCGACCGCGCTGTACATGAAGCCGGCAAACAGGGGGACATTGCCGATGCCGATCACGAACGGTTCGGGATACTGCCAGGACTTAATGCCATCGGAGGTTTTGAAGAGTTCCATGATGGTCGCGACGATGTGAAAGATCAGAATCACGACCGCCTCTTTGGGTGACTCCAGACGAAAGGCGAGCAGGAAGATCTGGAAACCGACGGCGGCCAGGAAGAGGAAATCGTAACGGTAGAGCGATTCGAAAGGGTACCAGAAGCGGGTGATGATGATCATCGCCAGCAGGAACCCGCCGAAGACACAGGCCGAGGCCTGTTTGATACCGAAGAGCCAGAATTCATACAGGAATGTTTTCAGTGGTGTTACCTCGGGATGTTTTGGGCTCGCGGGATGGTACTGCGATTTTTTTGGGTTACTACCACGAAAGGCACGAAAGACACGAAATTTTTCTGCTGAGGTCTGATGAAGAAATGCGGGAGTAACAGGGGTGGGATAACCTGTTTTCAGGTATTCATTCCTCGCTACAAGCGAGTGAGCTAAGAAAATTCCCCGTTCTACTATCCGCGGAAGCTGTCGCAAGCGTTATCGGACAGACAGTGTCTCCATATGGTGGCAGGACAATCACAGGACGT
This window harbors:
- a CDS encoding DUF1559 domain-containing protein encodes the protein MQSNVLKRRGFTLIELLVVIAIIAILIALLLPAVQQAREAARRSQCKNNLKQMGLATHNYHDAHGVFPISHGDTGNSFGWRSMILPYIDQAPLYNQINFSGNIVDAGNLTVAQTPLAVYRCPSDPTPDRVSGGNLVWSNWCFPASCPSSSRNNIAVTTYKGVDGRGYDQTASASPIPQGMFDRRMGLRASGGGGSIVTPNRTMKMRDVLDGTSNVLFVGENSPGFHAWSSWAAWHSPMTTAYPINHPFRVWPSAQTRISSGAHGWIDGFASSSYHVGGAHFMMVDGSVHFFSENMDFQTYQQLGNPQDGLPTGGFTY
- a CDS encoding ATP-binding protein gives rise to the protein MADKKLTVVISQAQGKNPAKRELEETLAATLLMEPEIEVSLVPHLYDLSADHTGTLFLQALRGDLVILSWLYPRACHWILDRQGVRGKEGHVLLREEVDEDEEEEQKQNAPFENPERNKTIPDRHIYSIDLRVSSKPEDYVQEIKRIAGESQVQTVPLMDMLQSAPQPAQLEKYLKPLDIINADKNNGAETTEDVKLEPTKRRWYPVIDYGLCTNCMECIDFCLFGVYGVDQGGQILVEEQDSCKKGCPACSRVCPENAIIFPGHKTPGIAGADGEVAGLKIDLSKLFGAPDALEMAARERDAELVADGRDAVGMGVGLRKSSKVSKATDEELEDLMDNLDALDI
- a CDS encoding carboxypeptidase-like regulatory domain-containing protein: MIPFCRLTMTGSLLLTLLIAVGCGGKQEDLPETVAVSGMVTYKGAPVPEATIMLYPVEGRKPASGRTDADGKFTLTTFNKDDGALPGEHQVTVNAFQSTPEGVSMKSSIPIKYSNPSSSPLKVTVAEGDADLKLELSD
- a CDS encoding glycine cleavage system protein H, with protein sequence MPDDLVFMMGNFEARIPQDRVYSKSHLWLLPQEDHYRVGFTAYSVRLLQDVYFLDWFIDPFTVVREKQKIGEIESSKALSDLFSPSEGKILEFNEALLNDPSAINQSDNYDKGWLFEMESDAQWLTPPEYLQLLDSVWEQTQRIIKGQLN
- a CDS encoding DUF817 domain-containing protein; the encoded protein is MKTFLYEFWLFGIKQASACVFGGFLLAMIIITRFWYPFESLYRYDFLFLAAVGFQIFLLAFRLESPKEAVVILIFHIVATIMELFKTSDGIKSWQYPEPFVIGIGNVPLFAGFMYSAVGSYIARVWRIFDFRYSSYPPLWTTVALVTLIYINFFSHHYVTDIRWLLIIASLVMFGRVQIYFRMDRIHRHMPLVVGWLLVALFIWFAENISTFANVWVYPTQQHHWQLVSITKLVAWYLLMLLSFVLVSLVNRPTIMPPALLEEEQTAN
- a CDS encoding GntR family transcriptional regulator — translated: MFSAHDVLDTTTPTGLSEADATRTKYERIGEHLKRQIREGQILPGTALPSEQQLASLFDSARSTVRQAMGLLEREGLVSRVQGKGTFVSDQARQRLSCGLDILALVIPEVLSGFYPSLQHSFEESASQTQNQMLVCCTRNNVDKQGNVILQLIDNQVGGVAIVPASTPPTPGYQIRQLQKAGIPVVLCHRPVEGITAPLLGLPFREIGRLAGDALVEQGHRRCGFFAPHRTRTTDLYLEGFQQALADVGCTLAEEHSYFGAPGVIDMQELDAEIASTLQQMLERPDRPTAIFTSFDSMAERIYLHLTKMGLRMPEDISLIGVGDQVRHSVLQQQIASVTVDETRLGHRAAELLNQMRTGGMAIETTLTEVMPVEVYQGTTLGPVNTNV